In Rissa tridactyla isolate bRisTri1 chromosome 8, bRisTri1.patW.cur.20221130, whole genome shotgun sequence, one genomic interval encodes:
- the CLEC19A gene encoding C-type lectin domain family 19 member A isoform X2 codes for MGTGWDVCVLLSTVVFAAQAFPQTNIKISQAMPEPVHAYSCPLFWTEYEGHCYRYFPINKTWAEADLYCAEFSIGIRSAKLASIHSWEENVFVYDLVNSRVPGIPTDIWTGLNDLRQEGHFEWTDGSSYDYHYWDGSQPDDGIHSIPEEEDCVQIWYRHSSALRSWNDNACGRAFPFVCKIPSLALD; via the exons ATGGGCACCGGCTGGGATGTGTGTGTGCTCCTCTCCACGGTGGTGTTCGCTGCCCAGGCTTTCCCCCAGACAAACATAAAGATCAGCCAAG CCATGCCTGAGCCTGTCCATGCCTACTCCTGCCCGCTCTTCTGGACTGAGTACGAAGGCCACTGCTACCGGTACTTCCCCATCAACAAAACCTGGGCTGAAGCCGACCTCTATTGCGCCGAGTTCTCCATCGGCATCAGATCAGCCAAGCTGGCCTCCATCCACAG ctgggaagAAAACGTCTTCGTGTACGACCTGGTGAACAGCCGGGTGCCGGGCATCCCCACCGACATCTGGACGGGGCTCAACGACCTGCGGCAG GAGGGTCACTTCGAGTGGACGGACGGCTCCTCCTATGACTACCACTACTGGGACGGCAGTCAGCCCGACGACGGGATCCACTCCATCCCGGAGGAGGAGGACTGCGTGCAGATCTGGTACCGGCACAGCAGCG CGCTGCGCTCCTGGAACGACAATGCCTGTGGCAGAGCCTTCCCCTTCGTCTGCAAGATCCCCTCGCTGGCCCTGGACTGA
- the CLEC19A gene encoding C-type lectin domain family 19 member A isoform X1, with product MGTGWDVCVLLSTVVFAAQAFPQTNIKISQAMPEPVHAYSCPLFWTEYEGHCYRYFPINKTWAEADLYCAEFSIGIRSAKLASIHSWEENVFVYDLVNSRVPGIPTDIWTGLNDLRQEGHFEWTDGSSYDYHYWDGSQPDDGIHSIPEEEDCVQIWYRHSSEKGCVFSFTTYIHTHSHSPLAHIAVAGGEHHPLRRITEFSQRSKFLTSPRTRSP from the exons ATGGGCACCGGCTGGGATGTGTGTGTGCTCCTCTCCACGGTGGTGTTCGCTGCCCAGGCTTTCCCCCAGACAAACATAAAGATCAGCCAAG CCATGCCTGAGCCTGTCCATGCCTACTCCTGCCCGCTCTTCTGGACTGAGTACGAAGGCCACTGCTACCGGTACTTCCCCATCAACAAAACCTGGGCTGAAGCCGACCTCTATTGCGCCGAGTTCTCCATCGGCATCAGATCAGCCAAGCTGGCCTCCATCCACAG ctgggaagAAAACGTCTTCGTGTACGACCTGGTGAACAGCCGGGTGCCGGGCATCCCCACCGACATCTGGACGGGGCTCAACGACCTGCGGCAG GAGGGTCACTTCGAGTGGACGGACGGCTCCTCCTATGACTACCACTACTGGGACGGCAGTCAGCCCGACGACGGGATCCACTCCATCCCGGAGGAGGAGGACTGCGTGCAGATCTGGTACCGGCACAGCAGCG agaagggatgtgttttctctttcaccacgtacatacacacacactctcactcTCCCCTCGCTCACATAGCAGTGGCAGGAGGGGAGCATCACCCACTTCGAAGAATTACTGAATTTAGCCAAAGGTCAAAGTTTCTGACTTCCCCTCGCACACGCAGCCCATGA